The sequence ATTCTTGAGCGTCTCCTTGCCCAGAGACCAGCCGGTCAGATACTTGGCTTTGGCATTTTCCAGCTTGTCTAAATCAGGGGCCATGGTCAGCGATTTTGCTTATGTGGCTGGCAAACTATATGCATCTCTATGTAGTTGCCTGAACTTGGCCCCCTACTGATTCCCTCCCACTTCGATAGTCTCCCctaagggcaaaaaaaaaaaaagggtggcagatgcagcaaacaagcaaacTTACCTAGCTCCTCCTTGGGTAGGTTACCCAAATAAGATCCATATGATAAGGCGACATGGCGCAGCTGCGCAAACTCCTGCGGCACGTTCTTGACCACTAAGATGCCAAGGGAATCAGGGCCAAAAGCTTCCTGCAAAGTCTCAAAGGAGACATTTCCTAGATGACTCGCGTGTAAGTCAGGGCAATTCCGGCACGTATGAGTAAAGAACGAGTATATtcagttaaaaaaaaatgtggCGCGGGTTGTGAAAGTGGGATTGTGTGAGTGGGCTTTTGAATCCATCGATTCGTTCAGACGTTTTTGCACGGCACGGACGACTTGTACGAAGTAGGAAATAAGAAGTAGATGCACATGACGGGACGTGAGGCTCTTCATACCATTCTGGAGGTCTTCGAGAGACACAGTCACGGCCTGTGCCAGAGGGGCCATTTTGaaacgatgatgacgatgggcgatgaggatgatgcaGATGTCAGCTGCTGACGGGAGGAATGGAGTGTATAGTGAGAAGTAGACAgtagaggagagaaaaagggcgATCAGAGGAAAAAATATCACCAGATGGACGTGATGCAGAAGAAAAGGATCGATCAAATGCCCCCAATCGTACGAGAAAAAGGGCACCTTTTCGCGGTTTATCCTCGCCCCCAAAACGGCCGCCACAACGGCCCCATTTCCGCTCCTCCAACGCTCTTgagcaaaaaaataatcCGAATTACTAGCAGCTTCAAGCTCGCTTCATTCCCGAGCCCATATCGATTCATTAGCGGGggaggggcaaaaaaaaagaagccagtCTCAACGCAAACGAGGAGACGCCAATGAGAGGGCCAAAAGTCCCAAAAGGGCACTCACTGCGACTTTCGCTTACGTAACGCGGCAAGTATAGCAGAGCTTCTCAATGGACCGAAAGATGGAGCTCGCCGTCTCCCGAATCATTCAACTCCAGGCCGAGCTcttgaaaaaaaacaagccaaGGCTGTTCCGCTTAATGCTACCCATTACAGCCATAACAAGCATATCATCTTCCGGTCTTCGGACGCCCTTCTGATCGAGGCGTTTTCGGCTCGCCCCGACGCCAGCCGCGTCTCCCATTGGCTCTGCTCtactctgctctgctttgcCAGTAGCTGCAGCTGTAGCTATACCGTATCGCAGCAATCATGGTCAAGCCATTGACCTTCAAGGGCGACAAAAAGACCAAGAAGCGGAAGCGCGCCGCTGCGGAGCtcaacgatgacgatggcgccggcgagtccagcagcaagcaggTGGCCGCCAAGGCAAACGATGACAACGAAGACCAGGCCCAAGACGATAGCTGGGTCTCGGCCGATGCCGTCACCGATGTCGTGGGCCCGATCATGATTGTGCTCCCCACGGACAAGCCATCTGCGCTCGCCTGCGATCCCAGCGGCAAGGTGTTTGCGCTGCCGATCGAGAACATTGTAGATGACAATCCGACCAGCGCGGAGCCGCATGATGTGAGGCAGGTTTGGGTTGCCAATCGCGTGGCCGGCACTGAAAACTTTCGCTTCAAGGGACATCATGGGAGGTACGTTTGTGTGGTTTGGTTGCACCCCCCAAGATTCAACATTCGAGGCTACTTCTGCCTATGTATAGCAGCATCCCGCTAACGTGGATGCGCAATGAACAGATATCTCGCCTGCGACAAGATTGGTCTGCTGTCGGCAACCTCAGAAGCCGTCTCCCCGCTAGAATCGTTCAACCTCATCGCCACCGCAGACACGCCCGGCACGTTCCAGATCCAGTCTCTTCGTGACAccttcatcaccatcaagccATCCACGTCGTCCAAGCCGAATGCGCCGCCCGCCGACGTGCGCGGCGACGCCGACAACATCACCTTCAACACGACGCTGCGCATCCGCATGCAGGCGCGCTTCAAGCCTCGCATCAGGACGTCCAAGGAGGAGCGCGAGAAGTCCAAGATTAGCCGCCGGGAGCTGGAAGATGCGGCTGGGCGGAGGCTGAACGAGGATGAGGTGCGGGTGCtgaagagggcgaggagggaaGGGGATTATCATGAGCGGTTGCTGGAGATTAAGGTGAAGAATAAGCACGACAAATTTGGCTGAAGCGCTTTGTGCTATGGAGAAGCTTGGCCTTCTGCTTCACGTTTCCGTGACAGAACAATACTTGCAATTCAGCGCAGCCACCGCAGACTCGGGATTGAGATGTTGGCCACCTGAAATAAATGTCAAGGCTTGATCAAGGGTCGCAAATCCAAGACTTACTTCAATCAGCGCGAGACTGACGAGCTGGCCGCTACACCCAATCTACAAACTGATCCAACGTTGAGTCATAAACGTTGCGAAACCCTGGCCACTAGGCCAGTGTTATCCAGAACTCACCAGAAAAAGAGGGGTGATAAGAGCAAAGTCAATATATAAATCTTCTTTTGCTAGGGAGCTGAATTGctgtgtatatatacatattaaGATAgagaaaagataaaagacaaGCAGAAGACGGCCTATAAATGCCAAAGAAATGAAAGCTCAACTTTTATACCATTTTGATATCTATTCAAACATTCATTTCTTTTCAGTTACCTGCCCTCCACGCCTTTACATTCCCATCCTCTCCTGTCGTGAAAACAACCTGCTCATCGTCAAAGAAGCAGAACGAGCGCACAATCTCGCCGCCGTGAGCACCAGGCAGGACTACTCTATTGTCATGGTCAAGTGCCCAGGCATTACTTGGCgtcttggccaagaagacGAGCTCAAAGTTTTGTTTACTAATGCAGTTGTTGTTCACGATTAGCCATGTCACaagaaaactaaaaaagggggagataacaaaaaaaaaaaaaaggagagagagagagagagagagagacatacTCTTGCGCTCCAGCGCCTAGAATCGCACCACTACCATCCAACTTTGTCGTCACATTCGCCACATACTGACACCCAAGCACCTTTCTCAAATCCCCAAAGTCCTGCGTCGCATTGCCATCGGTGCGCTCCTCCGCAACGTCATACAGCGCAAACGTCTCGTCGTGCGACAGCGCAAAGACCTCCGTGGGCGTCAGGAAGGCGGCGTCGTGGATGGAGGCGTTGTGGTTAAACGTCTGGACGGTgagctcgtcctcgtcggcaATGGTCGTGTCGTGGACGCTGACGAGGCCGTCGGTCGAGCCGGAGATGAGGAGCGTGGGCGAGGACGGGTGGAAGCCGAGAGAGGTGACGTCGTCGCTGTGGACTTCGGAGTAGGTTGCTTTGGGGGAGGGGCTGGAGCGGACGTCCCTGAGAGCAAGagagtttaatatatatatgagtTTGGGCGAATGGGATTTAATCTAGATATGCGTGGCGGTCCTTCTTACCAGAGGTGTATTGAGGCGACGTGGTTCTCCAGCTCTGTGCCGACGGCAATGGTTTGTGTGTTTGCGCTGCATGCCATGGACAAGATTGACGCCTCGGCCGCTATGAAGCATCATGTTAGCCAGTAAATTCCACtccattcatcatcatcttccatgtctcatcgtcatctttgccttttcatttctcattCTCACTCATCACTCATCAACCTCACCCTTTCATCATTTCACACAAACTCACCCTGAAACTGCGCAACCCTCGCTCCCTGCCTCAAATCCCAGACCCCAACAGAGCCATTCTCGCCAGCCGTGCAGACCAACGAGCTCGCCGCGTCAAACACCCGCAGCGTCGTCACATTTCCATGGCCAGTCTTGAGGCTCGTAACGGGCCCGGCCCCGAGTCGAGCGGGATTGAATAGCGAGAGCGTCTGGTCCGAGGCTACGGTGGCGAGGCCCGCTGCTGTGCGGTGCGCCTCGAGCACGTAGACGTCTTCTGGGCCGGAGAAGTGGTGCTGGTCGATGTTGGTGAGGGTGTACATTGTGAGCTTGTGGGATAATGCAGGTACTAGGTAATTATGCGGGTGTGGTATAAGACGAGAGGTAGCGATATCTCTTGGTGTTTCGCTTTTGCGAAGCCCCCGCTACGACCCTTTCGATGAAAGAATCCTGGAGAATTTCCAATAGAGCCGACAAGTTTTGTTCGTCTATTCCGCGAAATCGAGTTCCAGACCTAatgtttaaatataaagattcACGCAGAGCTGAAATGAAATGTTCAACAAGCACCTATGTAAACTCTTTTTCACCCACTAGGACGCTAAATTTAGAACTAGCCTCGTTAACTAAATATCCTCACACCTACAATTTGCAGCTCATGCCATGGCAGATACACACACGTCACTGAGGCATGCGTTATACTATCGAAAACATACTACAAACAAATTATTGTTACATATATCTTTCTCCGCTTTGTCTATCGTACACACGTATTTTTGCTCTAAAGAGTTCGAATCATTCGTCCAACATATGATGGGAGTGTCGCCAAAAGCCAGCTcgaaaaaaagtaaattttggtcccttttttttcctcaaaAATCAAAACACCTCCCAAGACTTGCTTTCTGATAGCAGTTCTTTATATCAAACGCCATATGAAAAATCTAAAACGCCAAAACCTCGATGAAAACTTTGGAAAAGACTTCATTCATTTTAACAAACCCAAACCCAATTATTGtattttattgttattgcCTCATCTGTTCATTCAGTCCTTGCCTGATAAGCTTTCGCTCATAGAACGTTCATTGACGCTTCGAAACGCCCGCTTGCCGACTTCGTAGCTACTGATCATAATGGCACAAGCCGGTGCCACCTTCAGAGTGCGGGGGATCCAGCCTCTCCATAAGCCAGAGATGCCCTCCGTCTGGAAAATGTGTAATAGTAGTCGCCCCATATTCTGCTGCTCGGGTGCTAATGCGCTTCCGGCCGCACGGCGCGAAC comes from Trichoderma asperellum chromosome 3, complete sequence and encodes:
- a CDS encoding uncharacterized protein (EggNog:ENOG41~BUSCO:EOG092D2XJY) is translated as MYTLTNIDQHHFSGPEDVYVLEAHRTAAGLATVASDQTLSLFNPARLGAGPVTSLKTGHGNVTTLRVFDAASSLVCTAGENGSVGVWDLRQGARVAQFQAAEASILSMACSANTQTIAVGTELENHVASIHLWDVRSSPSPKATYSEVHSDDVTSLGFHPSSPTLLISGSTDGLVSVHDTTIADEDELTVQTFNHNASIHDAAFLTPTEVFALSHDETFALYDVAEERTDGNATQDFGDLRKVLGCQYVANVTTKLDGSGAILGAGAQDKQNFELVFLAKTPSNAWALDHDNRVVLPGAHGGEIVRSFCFFDDEQVVFTTGEDGNVKAWRAGN